The DNA window CCACTGCGCGTTCTTGAACTTGCCTGTGGGGGGGGTGATACCGCCATCGACCTCTCGCTGATGGCCAAGCAAAAGGGGTTGGCACTTGATCTTCATGCCTGTGATCTCAACCCTGAAGCTGTTGAAATTGCTCGGACCAATGCAAGGACACGAAAAGCAGCGCTCACGGTTTTTACTGCTGATGCCTTGGCAACACCAACAGACCAAAGCAGCTTTGATGTGGTGTATTGCACGCTGTTCGCACATCACTTAGATGAGCTTGATGTGGTCCGTCTTTTAGAGGGGATGGCGCTTCGATCACGACAACTCGTCCTGGTGGATGACCTCATTCGTAGTCGACTTGGTTTTGGATTGGCTTGGATTGGCACCAGGCTTTTAAGTCGCTCCTGGGTGGTTCATACCGATGGCCCTCTGTCTGTACGCGGCGCCCTGAAACCCGATGAAATGATGGCCATCGCGAAGCGGGCAGGTCTTGAGAACGCGCAGATCAAACGCTCGTGGCCGGAGCGTTACCTCTTGAGCTGGGAACGAGATTGAGATGCAAAACCTGTGGGATGTTGTGATTATTGGTGGTGGGCCTGCTGGAGGTCTGGCTGCTTTGGATTGTGCACAACGGGGGTTGCGCGTGTTGCTCGTTGAACAACGCGCGTTCCCGCGTTGGAAAGTTTGTGGATGCTGTTTCAACAATCAGGCTCAGGCCATTTTGAGTTCGCGAGGTCAGCACAATTTGATTGTGGATTGCGGCGGGCAAGCACTGCAGAGCTTGAGACTTGGACTGCGTGGACGTGAAACATCATTGGCTTTACCAGATGGCTTTGCGCTTTCGCGGGAACGATTCGATCAAGCCCTCATCGAGGCAGCCATGAACGCTGGAGCATCAGCACGCTTCGAGATGACAGCCCAAGTTGAGTCAGCAAGCCCTGGGTACAGGAGCGTGCGCCTAAAAGACCATCACAGTGGAACGAGCCGTTCTGTCAAAGCACGGGTTGTGCTTGTGGCCGCTGGCCTGTCCCAGCGTTGCCTTCCCAAAAACGAAGCAGGACAAAGCAGGATTCGCAAGCAATCAAGACATGGGGCCGGCTGCGTCGTTGATGATGAGTCTTCTCACTACCCCGCGGGAGCCATTCATATGGCGATTGGCGACCAGGGCTATGTGGGCTTAGTGCGCCGGGAAGATGGATTGCTCAATCTTGCAGGAGCCTTTGATCGCCACGTCCTCTCCAAGGGACAAGGAGCCGTTGATGCCGCTCAGAATGTTTTAAAACAGGCGGGATTTCCAGTGCCGGCGGCCCTGGAACGAGGTCAACGCTGGCAACTCACTCCAGCGCTCAGCCGCAGTTCAGACGAGGTAGCTGGAGAACGTTTTCTTGTGATGGGCGATGCCGCAGGTTATGTCGAGCCCTTCACCGGTGAAGGGATGGCTTGGGCCTTAACGGCAGGCGCAGCAGCAGCGCCATTCGTTCTGGAAGGACTGGAAGGTTGGAGCGACGATTTAGAAGCGCGCTGGAAAAAAGCTCTTCAATGGCACATCGGCAGGCGGCAATCGGTCTGCCGAGCCTTATCCACCGTCTTGAAACGCCCCGCCCCCACAACCGTGTTATTTGAACTGATCAGACGTTGGCCCTCACTGTCTGAACAGATCATCTCCAACCTGAACGAGGTCAAGCTGCCAACGCCTTTAGGTGAGCCATGCCACTGAGTGTTCTCGGGCTCGGGACCGCAGTCCCTACGCAATCTGTCAATCAAACGGAGTCAACAACCCTGTCTGAATGGGTCAGTGCAGATCATCCCGAGCGAGCCTCGCTCGTACGCCGCATTCAAAGGCGATCACAAGTGGAAACCAGGGGAAGTGTTTTATTAACTGGCGATCCACAGCAAACAATCCATCAGCGCTTGCCGTTTTATGGGGTTGATAGCCCCAACACGGCCGTACGGATGGAGGCATTTCGACTGCATGCCTCCTCATTGGCGCTCAAAGCATGCCAACGGGCACTGGATGAGTCATCAATCTCTGTTCAACAAATCACCCATCTGATCACCATCAGCTGTACAGGATTTCATGCTCCAGGCGTTGATTGTGATCTCATTGATCAACTTCAGCTTCCGCTCAATGTCCAACGGACCCATGTGGGGTTCATGGGGTGTCATGCAGCAATCAACGGTTTACGCGTCGCCCACGCCTTTGTCAAAGCTGATCCCGAAGCGGTGGTTCTGCTTTGCGCCGTGGAATTATGCAGTCTTCATTTGCAATATGGCTGGAATCCTGAACATGTTGTGGCCAACACGTTATTTGCCGATGGTGCCGCCGCTTTGGTCGCGACGCATGCTGAATCCACATCCCCGGAATCGAGTTCAACAGGACTGTTGCTAGAGGCTTCTGGATCCACGGTGATTCCGAGAACCCGCGATTTAATGCATTGGCAGATTGGAGATCATGGCTTTTCCATGGGCTTATCCCCAAAAGTACCAAAGGCGATTGCGACGACCTTGCAACCATGGCTTAGCCAATGGCTGCAGGTCCGTGGCATCGATCTCAATGCCATTCAACATTGGGCTATTCACCCTGGGGGCCCAAGAATTCTTCAAGCATGTGCTGAATCATTGACTCTCAGAGAGGATCAACTTGCTCATTCCAAACATATTCTTAGTCGCTATGGAAACATGTCTTCAGCCACTATTTTGTTTGTGCTTGACCATATGCGTCAAGATGATTGTCATGGACCATGCGTCGCCCTTGCCTTCGGGCCAGGATTATGCGCTGAAGTCGCCTTGATGACGTTATAGAGGCCTTGCCATCAACGATTTAAGCCCTTTTCTTCCTTAAAATCGAGATCGCATCGAGGCATTTGATACTGACATTGATGTTCACAACAAATTGATGTTCAAAACAAATTGACGTTCCATTGCGATGGGTGTTCCGTTTGTATGGATATTCAGGGGTGAAAAATAGCCTTCAAAACAGCGAGCGAGGATCATAGAAGAGCCTTCACTTATTATCATTGGAACGTTGCTGAGCAGATAGAGATGGAACGGATTTGTTTAGGGTTTTTGATGGCTCTATTTTTCACCATCCTGCCACTTCCTGCTGATGCTCAGCTGAGGGATGGCCTAGCGACACCATTGGCTGCGACGCCCCTCCCCGAGATCGCCATTTATCGATCTGAGAGTTGTGGTTGCTGCACAAAATGGGCTGAACACGTTGAAGCAGCAGGATTCCCAATCCAAGACAAGGTGATCAATGCGATGGACGCCTTCAAACAAGCCAATGGCATCACCGAGGAGCTGGCGTCTTGCCACACGGCCATTGTGGATGGCTATGTGGTGGAAGGGCATGTTCCAGCAGCATCCATCAAAAAAATGTTGCACGAACGACCTGATATCAGAGGACTCGCAGCTCCTGGAATGCCCATGGGATCTCCTGGCATGGAAACAGCCGGCGTATCACCAGAAGCCTTTGATGTTCTTGCGATTGCCCAAGACGGTACGGCTACTGTTTTTGATCAAATCAGACCTCAGTGAAGCTCTAGGGGATCTCTTTCAAAAGGATCTTCATCACGATCCCTCAACGATTATTTGTGATCAAGTGATCTGTTCATCATCATTTGTTGCCTTAACCCAATAAACCAAGCGCTCGCCCATGATGATCCAGGTGGCGATCAATCACGCTTGCGACGAAAAAATAGCTGTGGTCGTACCCCTCGTGAATCAGTAACGCCAGTGGTTGGTGGTGGTTAGCGGCGGCACTCCTCAAATCCTCTGGACGTAACTGTTCTTGCAGGAAGGGATCAGCGGAGCCCAGGTCAACCAAAAGCTGATCCTTTCGGTGATAGCCATCCTCCAACAAGGCGACGGCATCCCAATGGCGCCATCGGGCTTGTGCTTCAGGGGTGGTGCCAAAAAAATAACCAAACGCTTTTTGCCCCCAGGGGCATTGGCTGGGATGGCAAATCGGAGCGACTGCTGATATGGATTGAAAGCAGTCTGGATGCCGCAAACCAAGAATCAAGGCGCCATGGCCTCCCATCGAATGGCCGGATAGGCCTAGACGCTGACGATCAAGGGGCAATTCAGCGCAAAGCCGTGAAGGAAGTTCCTCCAGGACATAGCTATGCATGCGGTAGTGCTCAGACCAGGGTTCTTGGTCTGCATCAACGTAAAAACCGGCGCCATCACCAAAATCCCATTGACCCGAGGGATCGCTGGGAACATCCTCTCCCCTTGGGCTGGTATCGGGAGTGATCAAGGCCAGGCCTAGTTCAGCAGCTCGCCTCTGGGCTCCGGCTTTCTGCACGAAATTCTCATCGCTACAGGTGAGTCCAGACAGCCAAATCAATGCCGGCACAGATGCCGCATTCGCTTTGAGAGCACTCGGAGGCAAAAACACACCCACGGTGCTGCTGCCCTTCAGCTGCGCAGACTGCAAGCGGTAGCGGCGTTGTTCACCGTTAAAACAACGTTGGCTGCTGATCAATTCCATTCCTATTAAACGCTCCGCTAAAAGTGCACAACCGTGCGAATACTTTCGCCCGCGTGCATCAGCTCAAAAGCTCGGTTGATGTCCTTCAATTCCATGGTGTGGGTGATGAAGCTCTCGAGAGGAATCTCCCCCGCTTGATAGCGCTCCACAAAACCGGGCAATTGGCTGCGTCCACGAACCCCTCCAAAAGCAGAGCCGCGCCACACCCTGCCGGTAACCAGTTGAAACGGCCGGGTGCTGATCTCCTGGCCAGCTCCCGCCACACCAATGATGGTGGATTCACCCCAGCCCTTATGGCATGACTCCAGTGCGGCACGCATCACATCCACATTGCCAATGCACTCAAAGGAGTAGTCGACTCCTCCATCGGTGCGTTCAATCAAAACCTCTTGGATAGGGGCCGCATGGTCGCGGGGGTTGATGCATTCGGTGGCACCAAGCTGTTCGGCGATGGCGAACTTTGCGGGATTGAGATCGATTCCAATAATCCGCTCGGCTCCAGCCTGAACCGCACCAACGATCACCGCCAAGCCAATGCCACCAAGCCCAAAAACGGCCACGCTGCTGCCAGGTTCCACCTTGGCCGTGTTGTGGACCGCACCAATCCCCGTGGTCACACCACAGCCAAGCAAGCACACCTTGTCCAAAGGCGCATCAGGGTTGATCTTGGCAACGGCAATCTCCGGCAGAACGGTGTACTCGGAGAATGTCGACGTCCCCATGTAGTGATGAATCATCTGATTATCACGTGAAAAACGACTGCTCCCATCGGGCATCACCCCCTTTCCCTGGGTTGAACGGATCGCCTGACACAGATTCGTCTTACCGGAAAGACAAAAACGACAACGCCCACATTCGGGCGTGTACAAGGGGATCACGTGGTCGCCTACTGCCACGGAGGTCACGCCTTCGCCGATCTCCTCAACAACGGCTCCACCTTCATGTCCCAGCACCGCAGGGAATAGACCTTCAGGATCTGAACCAGACAGCGTGTAGGCGTCTGTATGACAAACCCCTGTCGCCACCACACGCAGAAGCACTTCGCCTGCGCGGGGTGGGGCCACATCGATCTCGGTGACATCCAAGGGCTCGCCTGGAGCCCATGCCACCGCAGCTCTGGAGC is part of the Synechococcus sp. WH 8016 genome and encodes:
- a CDS encoding type III polyketide synthase, which encodes MPLSVLGLGTAVPTQSVNQTESTTLSEWVSADHPERASLVRRIQRRSQVETRGSVLLTGDPQQTIHQRLPFYGVDSPNTAVRMEAFRLHASSLALKACQRALDESSISVQQITHLITISCTGFHAPGVDCDLIDQLQLPLNVQRTHVGFMGCHAAINGLRVAHAFVKADPEAVVLLCAVELCSLHLQYGWNPEHVVANTLFADGAAALVATHAESTSPESSSTGLLLEASGSTVIPRTRDLMHWQIGDHGFSMGLSPKVPKAIATTLQPWLSQWLQVRGIDLNAIQHWAIHPGGPRILQACAESLTLREDQLAHSKHILSRYGNMSSATILFVLDHMRQDDCHGPCVALAFGPGLCAEVALMTL
- a CDS encoding class I SAM-dependent methyltransferase, whose protein sequence is MIWGAALNNRDRQPEVMDQPGLDPGEHAKALMGLRRINTISRCSAGLFRPIEALAKTRLTKPLRVLELACGGGDTAIDLSLMAKQKGLALDLHACDLNPEAVEIARTNARTRKAALTVFTADALATPTDQSSFDVVYCTLFAHHLDELDVVRLLEGMALRSRQLVLVDDLIRSRLGFGLAWIGTRLLSRSWVVHTDGPLSVRGALKPDEMMAIAKRAGLENAQIKRSWPERYLLSWERD
- a CDS encoding S-(hydroxymethyl)glutathione dehydrogenase/class III alcohol dehydrogenase translates to MIRSRAAVAWAPGEPLDVTEIDVAPPRAGEVLLRVVATGVCHTDAYTLSGSDPEGLFPAVLGHEGGAVVEEIGEGVTSVAVGDHVIPLYTPECGRCRFCLSGKTNLCQAIRSTQGKGVMPDGSSRFSRDNQMIHHYMGTSTFSEYTVLPEIAVAKINPDAPLDKVCLLGCGVTTGIGAVHNTAKVEPGSSVAVFGLGGIGLAVIVGAVQAGAERIIGIDLNPAKFAIAEQLGATECINPRDHAAPIQEVLIERTDGGVDYSFECIGNVDVMRAALESCHKGWGESTIIGVAGAGQEISTRPFQLVTGRVWRGSAFGGVRGRSQLPGFVERYQAGEIPLESFITHTMELKDINRAFELMHAGESIRTVVHF
- a CDS encoding NAD(P)/FAD-dependent oxidoreductase, whose protein sequence is MQNLWDVVIIGGGPAGGLAALDCAQRGLRVLLVEQRAFPRWKVCGCCFNNQAQAILSSRGQHNLIVDCGGQALQSLRLGLRGRETSLALPDGFALSRERFDQALIEAAMNAGASARFEMTAQVESASPGYRSVRLKDHHSGTSRSVKARVVLVAAGLSQRCLPKNEAGQSRIRKQSRHGAGCVVDDESSHYPAGAIHMAIGDQGYVGLVRREDGLLNLAGAFDRHVLSKGQGAVDAAQNVLKQAGFPVPAALERGQRWQLTPALSRSSDEVAGERFLVMGDAAGYVEPFTGEGMAWALTAGAAAAPFVLEGLEGWSDDLEARWKKALQWHIGRRQSVCRALSTVLKRPAPTTVLFELIRRWPSLSEQIISNLNEVKLPTPLGEPCH
- a CDS encoding DUF411 domain-containing protein, translating into MALFFTILPLPADAQLRDGLATPLAATPLPEIAIYRSESCGCCTKWAEHVEAAGFPIQDKVINAMDAFKQANGITEELASCHTAIVDGYVVEGHVPAASIKKMLHERPDIRGLAAPGMPMGSPGMETAGVSPEAFDVLAIAQDGTATVFDQIRPQ
- the fghA gene encoding S-formylglutathione hydrolase: MELISSQRCFNGEQRRYRLQSAQLKGSSTVGVFLPPSALKANAASVPALIWLSGLTCSDENFVQKAGAQRRAAELGLALITPDTSPRGEDVPSDPSGQWDFGDGAGFYVDADQEPWSEHYRMHSYVLEELPSRLCAELPLDRQRLGLSGHSMGGHGALILGLRHPDCFQSISAVAPICHPSQCPWGQKAFGYFFGTTPEAQARWRHWDAVALLEDGYHRKDQLLVDLGSADPFLQEQLRPEDLRSAAANHHQPLALLIHEGYDHSYFFVASVIDRHLDHHGRALGLLG